A region of Notolabrus celidotus isolate fNotCel1 chromosome 4, fNotCel1.pri, whole genome shotgun sequence DNA encodes the following proteins:
- the crls1 gene encoding cardiolipin synthase (CMP-forming) produces the protein MMMMCFRRISTPLCHNAAKARGLTSARCAGVCWLEPASWRHRHTPVTGYAKVKPVPVSGSWLLRLRGTDSPVSCWSGILQQVNTTPRQAQGIVVPVFRGGHERSGASFRSLLSPASRGLCSGQSKQQPESSPTADGKEPSAVPGHGLFKFKELYENPWTIPNFLCVCRIVLAPFLGHLIIEQHFHLSLALFILAGATDLLDGFIARTWPTQKSALGSALDPLADKILISFLYLSLTYAGLIPALLTGLVISRDIGLIAAVFWVRYKTVPPPVTLSKFFNPCYTTAQLKPTLFSKVNTAIQLFLVATSLAAPVFQYTDSVLLQGLWYVTAVTTAASGYSYWHYGRKTVRVLNTKSP, from the exons atgatgatgatgtgttttCGGAGGATTTCCACGCCGCTTTGCCACAACGCAGCAAAAGCTCGTGGTCTCACGTCCGCGCGGTGTGCGGGTGTGTGTTGGCTCGAGCCTGCGTCATGGcggcacagacacacacctgtcacCGGGTACGCAAAGGTGAAACCGGTCCCGGTCAGTGGCTCGTGGCTCCTCCGACTCAGGGGGACCGACAGCCCGGTTTCGTGCTGGAGTGGGATATTACAGCAGGTGAATACAACACCCCGGCAGGCGCAAGGAATTGTAGTCCCTGTATTCAGGGGAGGTCATGAGAGGTCGGGAGCCAGTTTCCGGTCTCTTCTGTCACCAGCTTCTCGTGGGCTCTGCAGCGGAcagagcaagcagcaacctgagAGCTCACCGACGGCAGACGGGAAAGAACCTAGTGCGGTACCGGGACACGGGCTGTTCAAGTTCAAAGAGCTG tATGAGAACCCATGGACAATCCCCAactttctatgtgtgtgtcgGATTGTGCTGGCTCCATTCTTGGGACACTTGATCATCGAGCAGCACTTTCACTTGAGTCTCGCTCTCTTTATATTGGCTGGAGCCACTGACCTG TTGGACGGTTTCATTGCCAGAACATGGCCGACTCAAAAGTCTGCATTGGGCAGCGCTCTGGACCCCCTGGCTGATAAGATTCTCATCAGTTTTTTATACCTGAGCCTCACCTATGCTGGGCTCATACCAG CTTTATTGACTGGTCTGGTAATATCTAGAGACATCGGTTTAATAGCTGCAGTCTTCTGGGTCCGATACAAGACTGTACCTCCACCG GTGACCCTTAGCAAGTTTTTTAACCCCTGCTACACTACAGCACAGCTCAAACCCACACTCTTCAGcaag GTAAACACAGCCATCCAGCTCTTTCTGGTGGCAACCTCTCTGGCTGCTCCTGTCTTCCAGTATACAGACAGTGTTCTGCTGCAGGGCTTATG GTATGTTACAGCAGTGACGACAGCAGCTTCAGGCTACAGTTATTGGCACTACGGCCGCAAGACGGTTCGGGTGCTAAACACCAAATCCCCTTGA